The DNA segment GCAGGCGCCGGGCCAGGTGCCGGTCGCGATCGACCGCTTCGACACGCGGCTGGAGAAGCACGCGATCACGCACCCATTCGGAGCGATGCTCGCGCTCACGAGCTTCACCGTGGGTGGTGTGCTCGCGCGGTTCCCGCGATTGCGCATCGCATTGCTCGAAGCCGGCGCCGGGTGGCTGCCCTTCTGGCTCGAACGCCTGGACGAGCACTGGGAACTCATGCCCGAACAAGCGCCGCAGATCGACGCGGCGCCGTCGTCCTACTTCCTCGGTCGGGGTTACGTGTCGTGCGAACCCGAAGAGCGGTCGGTTCCCGTTGTGCAGACCGCATTGGGCGACGAGATCATCTGTTACGCGTCCGACTACTGCCACTGGGATTGCGCGTTTCCCAACAGCGTGAAGATCCTGGCCGAGCGCGAGGACATCACCGACCAGCAGAAGCGCCGGATCTTCGCCGAGAACGCCGCGCGCCTCTACAACCTCGAGGTACCGGCGAACTGAGCGAAGAATCGGTACGAGAACAGTTGGAGCGTGCTCGGCGCGGGAACCTCGACCGCGGCGCCGAAAAGCTCGCGAGCGCGAACAAGCTCTTCGTGCGCGATCGCCTCTCGCTGCTCCTCGACGAGGGCTCGTTCGTCGAGGACGCGCTGCTCGCCAACGCGTCGGCCGACGATCTCCCCGCCGACGGAGTCGTCACCGGCGTCGGGCGCGTCGACGGGCGGCCCGTGTGTGTGATGGCCAACGACCCCACCGTGAAAGCCGGGTCATGGGGTGCCCGCACGGTCGAGAAGATCGTCCGACTCACCGAGACCGCACTGCGCCTCGAGATCCCGGTCGTGTACCTCGTGGACTCAGCCGGCGCGCGCATCACCGATCAGGTCGACCTCTTTCCCGGCCGCCGCGGCGCGGGGCGCATCTTCGCCAACCAGGTTCGCCTGTCGGGTCGGGTGCCGCAGGTGTGCTGCTTGTTCGGACCTTCGGCGGCGGGTGGCGCGTACATCCCGGCATTCTGTGACGTCGTGTTCATGGTCGAAGGCAACGCCTCGATGTATCTCGGCTCGCCGCGCATGGCGGAAGAGGTGATCGGCGAGCACGTCACGCTCGAGGAGATGGGCGGCGCGCGCATGCACGCGACCGTCAGCGGTTGTGGTGATTCCCTTGTGGCCGATGACGAAGAGGCGATCGCTTCCGCTCGCCGCTGGCTCTCGTACCTGCCCACCCACTGGCAAGACGAACCCCCGGTCACCGCGCCATCGCCACCGGTGGCGAACGCGCAGCCGATCGGAACGATCGTG comes from the Acidimicrobiia bacterium genome and includes:
- a CDS encoding acyl-CoA carboxylase subunit beta is translated as MERARRGNLDRGAEKLASANKLFVRDRLSLLLDEGSFVEDALLANASADDLPADGVVTGVGRVDGRPVCVMANDPTVKAGSWGARTVEKIVRLTETALRLEIPVVYLVDSAGARITDQVDLFPGRRGAGRIFANQVRLSGRVPQVCCLFGPSAAGGAYIPAFCDVVFMVEGNASMYLGSPRMAEEVIGEHVTLEEMGGARMHATVSGCGDSLVADDEEAIASARRWLSYLPTHWQDEPPVTAPSPPVANAQPIGTIVPDEDRLAYDMHKVIDALVDEGSFFEVKPLFARELICGFGRLDGRPTGFVASNPMHLGGVLFVDSADKAARFIWLCDAFNVPLVFLADVPGFMIGTQVERDGIIRHGAKMITAVAEATVPKISVIVRKAYGAGLYAMCGPAFDPDACIALPSARIAVMGPEPAVNAVFYNRIQAIEDEDERAKFVAEQRAEYEADVDIVRLASELVVDAVVQPDELRDELVRRLALASTRQREVFHRRHGVPPV